The DNA window caggaagcttggcccagtgatgtgctgggccgtaagcactaccctctgtagtgccttgcggtcggaggccaagcagttgccagccataccaggcagtgatgcaaccagtcagaatgctctcgataatgcagctgtagaactatttgaggatctgaggacatataccaaatcttttcagtctcctgatgggcAATAGGCTTtgcatgccctcttcatgactgtcttggtgtgtttggaccatgacagtttgttggtgatgtgacaccaaggaacttgaagttctcaacctgctccactacagccccgttgatgagaatgggtgcgtgctcagtccttcttttgctgtagtccacaatcatctcctttgtcttgttcacattgagggagaagttgttgtcctgtcTCAtctttgtcggtgatcaggcctaccgctgttgtgtcgttggcaaacttaatgatggtgttggagtcgtgcctggccatgcgtGAACAGAAAGTGCAGGAagtgagcacgcacccctgaggggcccccgtgttgaggctcagcgtggcggatgtgttgttacctgtccttaccacctgggggcggactGTCGGGAAGTCCAGGAACcagttgtccaggtgggaaagggcagtgtggcgtgcaatagagattgcatcatctgtggatctgttggggcggtatgcaaattggagtgggtctagggtttctcgaataatggtgttgatgtgagccatgtccagcctttcaaagcacttcatggctacagatgttagtgctatgggtcggtagtcatttaggcaggttaccttagtccctgtgcccaggaaCACTGGTGGTgtgtttgaaacatgttggtattacagactcggtcacggacaggttgaaaatataagttaagacacttgccagttggtcagtgcatgctcggagtacaagTCAtgataatccgtctggccctgcggccttgtgaatgttgacctgtttaaaggtcttaagCACATCGGCTACTGAGAGCGCGATCACACtgttgtctggaacagctgatggtctcatgcatgcttcagtgttgcttgcctcgaagcgagcattgaaataatttagctcgtctggtaggctcgtgtcactgggcagctcgtagctgtgcttccctttgtagtctgtaatagtttgcaagccctgccaaatCCGACGAGTGcaagagccggtgtagtatgattcaatcttagtcctgtattgatactTTGCCTTTTTTATCGTTGTTCCGAGGGCAGCTCCTTGAAAGCGatagctctaccctttagctcagtgcagatgttgtctgtaatccatggcttctggttggggtacgtacagtcactgtggggacaacgtcatcgatgcacttattgatgaagccagtgactgatgtggtgtactcctcaatgtcatcggaagaatccagaaagatattccagtctgtgctagcaaaacagtcctgtagcttagcatctgcgtcatctgtccacttctttattgaccgagtgcttcctgctttagtttttgcttgttgAATCAGTAGGATAggattatggtcagattttctaCATGTAGGGCGATGGAgtgctttgtacgtgtctctgtgtgtggagtaaaggtggtctagtgtttttcttttttttcttcctctTGTTGCCCACATAACATGCGGGTAGAAATGAGAGAAAACGGATTCaagtttcctgcattaaagtccccggccactaggagcgctgcctctggatgagccTTTTCCTGTTTGTTTATGGCCATATGCAGCTCATTGgttgcggtcttagtgccagcattggtttgtggtggtaaatagacaaaCTCTCttggtgtggtctacagcttgtcatgagtgagatactctacctcagccaagcaaaaccttgagacttccttactattagattttgtgcaccagctgttgattacaaatatacacagaccgcCACCTCTTATATTACTGACGGTGGCTGTTCTATTTTGCCGAtacagccagctgtatgttattaatgtcgtcgttcagacACGACTCGTAAAACATAAGATattagtttttaatgtcccattggtaagATATTCGTGATTGTAGTTCATCTATTTTGTTATTCAATGATTATACGTTGGCTAATACGACTGATGGTAGATTACCCACTCGctgtcggatccttacaaggcaccccgacctaTGTCCCCGATATCTCCGTCTCTTTCTAATGTCAATCACAGGGATTTGGTtcttgtcgggtgtctgaagtaaattcTTTGCGTCTAATATCCTGATATCTTGAAGcccttttcagtcataagagacattGTCAGAAAcgttatgtacaaaataagttacaaataacgcaacaaaatacacacaatagcacaattggtttggagaccgtaaaacggcagccatctacGGCGCCATTATTTATTATGCTCAGAACACTTGTGTGTAAGTGTGACTCAGGAAGTGGAAGCTGTATGgattagaggtcggccgattatgatttttcaacaccgatttATTCGAGAACCAAAAAAAGcagattaatcggccaatttgtatatttatttgtaataattgcaattacaacaatactgaatgaacaatgaacccttttattttaacttaatataaaatctatttcgtctcaaataaataatgaaacatgttcaatttggtttaaataatgcgaAAAGAAAGTAAATTTGCAATATATGCCttgtaaaaaagctaatgtttaagttccttgcccAGAGCATGAGAACatgtgaaagctggtggttcaatattcccagttaagaagttttaggttgtagttataggaattatgacgcgtcGACTATTTTTCTCTGTACCATTTCTATTTCataaacctttgactattggatgttcttataggcactttattgccagcctaatctcgagagttgataggcttgaagtcataaatagcgctgtgcttcaagcattgctaagagctgctcgcaaatgcagtaaagtgctgtttgaatgaatgcttacgagcctgctgctgcctaccaccgctcagtcagactgctctatcaaatatcaaattaattataataaacacacagaaatacgagcctttgctcattaatatggtcaaatccggaaactataatttagaaaacaaaacgtttattctttcagtgaaatatggaaatATTCTGTATTTTGTTGagcgggtggcaaccctaagtctaaatatttctgttccattgcacaaccttcaatattaTGTAAAATtttggcaaattaattacggtctttgttaggaaaaAACAGTTCGCAACGATCCAagtgactctgcttgcactgaacgcaagataAGTGACagaatttccctagttaatattgcctgctaacatgcatttattttaactaaatatgcaggtttaaaaatatatacttctgtgttttgattttaaggaaggcattgatgtttatggttaggtaaaTTTGTGCAATGAATGTGCTTTTTTAAAATCATCAACCTTTTGGaaaagttgaagtaggctgtgattcgatgataaattcacaggcaccgcattgattatatgcaacgcaggacaagctagttaacctagtaacatcatcaaccatgtgtagttaactagtgattttgTGAAGATTGATGGTTGTTTTATAAGaaaagtttaatgctagctagcaacttaccttggccatgccgattaattggtcgacctctagaatGGATCTGTGCAAAACTGAGACAGTTTTTATTTGAAGGATTCTTTCTCGCTGTTGAAAGATAAGGGCCATATGTTTCGAAAGCCATATCGCAAGCAATGATTATTGACATTTGTAAGTGTTAAATCACAGCGTTGGGATTGTAGTTAACCTGAACCAGACTTTGGTGAAGCTTATGGCTGAGAACtctagggagaaggcagaatgataCCTGGAGTTTGAGAGCTACGCTATACAGTgcactcggaaagtattcagacccttcactttttccacattttgttacgttacaacctttttctaaaatggatcaagtcatttttcccctcatcaatctacacacaatacctcatcaAGACAAAGTTAAAACAGGTTATTAGactttttttttgtattattaaaaagaaaaagcagaaatatcttatttacataagtataccctcagagcaaaaaccaagccatgaggtcgaatgaattgtctgtagagctccgagacaggactgtgtcgagaCATCGATCTGggcaagggtaccaaaaaatgtctgcagcattgaaggtccccaagaacacagtggcctccatcgttcttaaatgggagaatgtttggaatcaccaagattCTTCGTAGacctggccacccggccaaactgagcaatctggggagaagagCCTTTGTCAGGGAAGTGAACccgatctctggagagacctgaaaatagctgtgcagcgacactccccatccaacctgacggagcttgagatgatctgcagagaagaacgggagaaatgaatcaatcaaatgtatttataaagctcaTTTCACATCAGCAGATGCCACaaagtgctgcacagaaacccagtctaaaaccccaaacagcaagcaatgcagatgtagaagcacggcggctaggaaaaactccctagaaaggcatgAACCTacgaagaaactccccaaatacatgtctagtttgtagcgtcatacccaagactacTCAAggatgtaattgctgccaaagatgcttcaacaaagtactgagtaaagggtctgaataaatgtgatatgataaaaaaaaaaaaatgttttaataagtTATCAAAAAGTTctaaaagctgtttttgctttgtcattatggggtattgtgtgtagattgatggaggGGACGATAATcatttttagaacaaggctgtaacgtaacaaaaagtggaaaccgtgaaggggtctgaagacattcctgaatgcactgtatatgcaaaCGCATGTGGACACCCTTTTAAATGAGTAGatttggttatttcagccacacccattactGATAGTTGTTTGAgcgcacagccatgcaatctccatagtcaaacattaacagtaatataaccttactgaagagctccatgactttcaacgtggcaccgtcataggatgcaacctttccaacaagtcagttagtcaaatgtctcccctgctagagctgccctggtcaactgtaagggctgttattgtgaagtggaaatgtctaggagcaacaacggttcaGCCGCGACGTGGtagccacacaaactcacagagcgggaccgccgagtgttgaagcatgtaaaaatcgtctgtcctcggttacaacactcactaccgagttgcAGCCTGCCTCTGGAAGAAACGTTCGTCTGGaacttcataaaatgggtttccattgccgagcagccgcacacaagcctaagatcaccatacgcaatgccaagtgtcggctggagtggtgtaaagctcgccaccattgtactctggagcagggggaaatgcgttctctggagtgatgaatcagcATCACCATCTGGCAGTGCGACAGAATGAATCTGGTTTTGagggatgccaggagaacactacctgccccagtagatagtgccaactgtaaagtttggtggcggaggaataatggtctggggattcTTCGTGGTTCGGGCTagacccttagttccagtgaatggaaatctAAATGCTACAGCATAAAATAACATTCCAGACAATTCTGTGCTGcacaactttgtgacaacagtttggggaaggccttttcctctttccgcatgacaatgcccccatgcacaaagcgaggtccatacagaaatggtttgttgatcgatgtggaagaacttgactggcaaaGCCCAGACCTCGACTccatctaacacctttgggatgaatttaaACGGTGACTGCGAGataggcctaatcgcccaacctcactaatgctcttgtggctgaatggcagcaatgttccaacatctagtggaaagccttctcaggaGGAcggttatagcagcaaagggggaccaactccatattaatgcccatgattttggaacgagGTGGTcacaacaagcaggtgtccacattggGCATGTTAGTGTATTTTAGTAGGCTATAGGTAAAGAccagattaaattgagaatagtctgagtATATTATCCAGTggttgtcaaattgtgaatgagagactgacgAAGTGTGTgcagatgttcgatgagcaggtgtacACATACGTTTGGTCATGTAGCATACTTCCTAGCtaatttaactagctagctagttagaaGGCTAAATCATGTTTGTAAAGTTAGCACGGCTAAGTTGTACCATATTCTGCTGAATACTACTAGCTAACATTTTATTTTCCCATTTGCGTTCTATCAGATATAGTGTAGCTGTTTGTTATAACTGCAAACGTGTTATTTTATACCCCTTTATCTCGCCTATGTTTAGTCAGGAAGAGACTTGCAACACTACCAGAGCCAGGCTAAGCAGCTCTGCCGCAAACTCAATGCCCAGAGCCCCAACAGATGTACCCTGGAGGCTGGGGTCATGTCTTTCCAGTAAGTATTGTTAGAAGTAGATTTTCTTATTATATTTGTATATATCTTTTACATTTGTCTTAAATAATATCACAGTCACTACTGCATCCAGAGTGATATTGTTGGGGAGGgttactacactgaacaaaaatatcaatgcgacatgttggtttcatgagctgaaataaaaaatcccagaaaagttccatacgcacaaaaagcacATTTGTTTGCATcccagttagtgagcatttctccttcgccaAGATTATCCATATCCACCTGACATATCGTCTGAGGGGGgttgctgaggagtatttatgtctctAATAAAGCCCTTatgtggggaaaaactaatttTGATTGGTTGAgtctggctccccaatgggtgGGCCTGACTGCCAAgttggtgggcctatgccctccaaggcccacccatggctgcacccctgcccagtcatgtgaaatccatagattagggcctaaagaATTTGTCAATTTAGTGAGTTCCTtttatgtgaactgtaactcagtaaaatctttgaaattgttgtttatatttttgttcagtataataagcTAATGAAGATGAatttctctttcacacacacagccaatagGATCGGAGTTGGATGGACTCGACACACACTCTACATGTTCTCCTAGGCTGAACATGCAAAATTGTACCAAAAAGTTACTTATTAATTGAGTAACTATTGACGAACTGATAATAACCAGGCTGATGAGGCCTTAAGAACACATCCTGTGTACATTTGAATAACCAGCATACTGAAAACACTAACACTAAGTAACATGATTAATCTTCTATGCACAATTGTCATTTTATATTTTGCATACAGCCTATCCACCATTCTATATTTACCAGTCAAGTAGCAGTCTTGTGTGATAATCAAAGGTGGAACTCTCCTCCTCCTAAATCTGTGTTTATAATACTGTCATTATTATCTTTGTGTATTTCGTGGTATTGAGGAAGTTAAAGCGATGTTCCGATTGTGTCCTCGCCGTTCATTTAGTATGCACTGCGCTGTGTCTGCTGTGTCATTCAGGGCCCGGAGTTGTTTTGTGAGTAAACTAGGCAAGACTGGTTATGTGGCCAGGAGTAACTCTGGAGACAATGACCCTTTTTACGATAACTCTCTAGCCTGTCACTGGACGGATGCTGTGGGTCTATGTGGAAATCTCAATCAATGAAGCTTCACTATAACTCTGTAACTTTCCACTAACATATTAATGTCTGTCTCCCCAGCTATGTATTAGAACATGGTGTGTGCTACTTGGCCTTGTGCGAAGCCGTGTTTCCCAAGAGGCTGGTCTTTGGGTACCTGGAAGACCTCCAGACAGAATTCCATGAGCAGCATGGAAAGAAAGTCCCCACAGTCTCCAGGCCGTACTCTTTCATTGAGTTTGGTGAGAGGTTGTCTTTTTTTCACTCATTATCGTCCCATTTTTAAGACATCCCAGGCAAACAAAAAGCATTTGGGAAATGTCCTTTCCTTCATAATGCCTTTCCTTAATCCACACGGATGTAAAAAACCAACAACTAAATAAGTCCCTGCTATGTTGCTTTTCCCCCATTCCATGTTTTTTGATTCAGTGCAGCAGAGACGAGTAGACAACTAGAGGATGCCACATTAGAGTAAGgtgtcaggtagcctagaggtaagagtgttgggccagtaacctgaaggtcgctggttcgaatcccttaGCCAaccaggtgaaaaatctgttgtgccgttgagcaaggcacttaaccctaattgctcctgtaagtctttctggataagaggatctgctaaatgactcaatgtAATGGAGATGCACCATAAACCAACACTTAGTGTGTAATTGCGTCTCATCCTTCCTCTGTCCTCAGACACGTACATCCAGAAAACCAAAAAAACCTACATTGACAGCAGGGCACGGAGGAACCTGGGCAGCATCAACACAGAGCTGCAGGATGTCCAGCGGATCATGGTGGCAAACATTGAAGAGGTCCTGCAACGAGGAGAGGCCCTATCAGGTCATTTATAATAATCATACCTACAGTACACAGCCCTGGCATCAAAACCACCATACAGACGTAAAATACACATCATTCATTTAAAAGGGATAGTTTAGCAGATGTtttcatacatacagttgaagtcataagtttacatacacttaggttggagtcattaaaactcgtttttcaaccactccacaaatttcttgttaacaaactatagttttggcaaactTTGCAAGACACAaatcattttcccaacaattgtttacagtcagattatttcactcataattcactctatcacaattccagtgggtcagaagtttacatacactaagttgactgcctggaaaacagcttggaaaattccagaaa is part of the Oncorhynchus keta strain PuntledgeMale-10-30-2019 chromosome 15, Oket_V2, whole genome shotgun sequence genome and encodes:
- the LOC118394451 gene encoding vesicle-trafficking protein SEC22b-B-like — protein: MVLLTMIARVADGLPLAASMQEDEQSGRDLQHYQSQAKQLCRKLNAQSPNRCTLEAGVMSFHYVLEHGVCYLALCEAVFPKRLVFGYLEDLQTEFHEQHGKKVPTVSRPYSFIEFDTYIQKTKKTYIDSRARRNLGSINTELQDVQRIMVANIEEVLQRGEALSALDTKASNLSSLSKKYRSDAKYLNTRSTYAKIAAGAVFFITLIVYVRFWWI